From Vibrio aerogenes, a single genomic window includes:
- a CDS encoding 3'-5' exonuclease: MNYNRVVCFDLEMCCWNENGVGTTGEIIEIGLAEIALDQQAIVKRAQYYVKPENDEISLFCSQLTGITPRKIEKQGRPLEQVIQSMIKNFGAGNKIYAAWGRDDLILKQECESKHIECPVGEFLNLATLFRIQQRMKNKRIGHRDAQELLGIDWEGRQHSGYVDAFNLAKLALKLL, encoded by the coding sequence ATGAATTATAACCGGGTCGTTTGTTTCGATTTAGAGATGTGTTGCTGGAATGAAAACGGGGTGGGGACGACCGGTGAAATCATTGAAATAGGTTTGGCAGAAATCGCTTTGGATCAGCAGGCGATCGTGAAGCGGGCACAGTATTATGTCAAACCAGAGAATGATGAAATCTCTTTATTTTGCAGTCAACTTACAGGCATTACGCCGCGAAAAATCGAGAAACAGGGACGACCTTTAGAGCAGGTGATCCAGTCGATGATAAAAAACTTTGGTGCCGGTAATAAAATCTATGCGGCTTGGGGAAGGGATGATTTAATTCTGAAACAAGAGTGCGAGTCGAAACATATTGAGTGCCCGGTTGGGGAATTTCTCAATCTTGCGACTTTATTCAGAATTCAGCAACGAATGAAAAATAAACGCATTGGTCACCGGGATGCACAGGAATTGCTGGGAATTGACTGGGAAGGGCGGCAACATTCCGGATATGTTGATGCCTTTAATCTGGCAAAACTGGCTTTAAAGCTGTTGTAA
- a CDS encoding DUF2760 domain-containing protein produces MNFDLNTIPTTFDLLHIILTLVCLVLLVTLFTRRPSVVEKIVEKPVEKIIEKPVEKIIEVEKVVEVEKVVEKVVESKLATTSTDAALQLLALFQKEARLIDFLNEDIAAYSDEEVGAATRVIHAGGQKVLKDYVTLTPVRNEEEETRIAVEAGFNPQQIRLTGNVTGSAPYQGTLVHKGWLATSIELPKIAKDYDVSVIAPAEVEL; encoded by the coding sequence ATGAATTTCGATTTGAATACAATACCCACAACATTTGATCTCCTTCATATCATTCTGACACTGGTTTGCCTTGTCCTGCTGGTGACACTTTTTACCCGTCGTCCGTCTGTCGTTGAAAAGATTGTTGAAAAACCCGTAGAAAAAATCATCGAAAAGCCAGTCGAAAAAATTATTGAAGTCGAAAAAGTCGTTGAAGTCGAGAAAGTGGTTGAAAAAGTGGTCGAATCAAAACTGGCAACCACATCAACGGATGCCGCATTGCAATTGTTAGCACTTTTCCAGAAAGAAGCCCGCTTGATCGACTTTTTGAATGAAGATATTGCCGCTTATTCAGATGAAGAAGTTGGCGCTGCAACCCGGGTAATTCACGCCGGAGGACAGAAAGTACTTAAAGATTATGTCACTCTGACGCCAGTCAGAAATGAAGAGGAAGAAACACGCATTGCAGTGGAAGCAGGCTTTAACCCTCAGCAAATCCGGCTGACCGGTAACGTGACAGGTTCAGCACCTTATCAGGGGACACTGGTTCATAAAGGATGGCTGGCAACGTCAATCGAACTGCCCAAAATTGCCAAAGATTACGATGTTTCGGTGATTGCACCGGCGGAGGTTGAACTATAA
- a CDS encoding Hsp70 family protein, with translation MTHRYSVGIDLGTTHCVLSYTDLQDEQEKVTVMPIAQMTAPGTVESLPQLGSFVYQPHEHEMSPDTQTLPWTDTPEALVGAIARQLGSKTPLRLIASAKSWLCHGGVNRREAFLPAGSPEEVEKISPLRATELYLDHIKCAWNHQFPEHPLEQQDVTITIPASFDPAARDLTAEAAKNRHLNQLTLLEEPQAALYSWIHVNEADWRDQVTVGDVVLVIDIGGGTTDLSLVEVKAQDGNLILERVAVGEHILLGGDNMDLALAYRLKMKLSEEGKDLQPWQIQAVTHACRDAKEALLNDPALQSVPIVVPSRGSKLLGSTLKTELTQDEIRQTLVDGFFPAVPVSDHPRQRNRGALTQMGLPYAQDAGITRHIAAFLSRQAETPDLGQAMPFGGIPGLSSESTPAFIQPTAILLNGGVLKSDLLTTRLVETINCWLSDAGAEPVRELRGIDLDLAVSQGAAYYGVVRQGTGVRIRGGLASSYYVGIESAMPAIPGMAPPLEAMCVAPFGMEEGASVHMDNKEFGLVIGQPVHFQFFGSTIRKDDQAGSHLDSWADDELLELPEIQVTLDATQNRKNGEIVPVTLASKVTEIGTLCLEAIATDNGQKWHVEFDVREG, from the coding sequence ATGACACATCGTTATTCCGTTGGGATTGACTTGGGCACAACCCATTGTGTTTTGTCTTATACAGACTTGCAGGATGAACAGGAAAAAGTCACCGTCATGCCCATAGCCCAAATGACTGCGCCGGGTACTGTTGAATCATTGCCTCAACTGGGATCATTCGTTTATCAGCCTCACGAACATGAAATGTCTCCGGATACGCAAACCCTTCCCTGGACAGATACACCGGAAGCACTGGTTGGGGCTATTGCCCGGCAGCTCGGCAGTAAAACGCCACTGCGGTTAATTGCCAGTGCAAAATCCTGGCTTTGTCATGGTGGTGTTAACCGCCGGGAAGCTTTTTTGCCGGCAGGCAGTCCTGAAGAGGTTGAAAAAATTTCGCCATTACGGGCGACAGAGCTCTATCTGGATCATATCAAATGCGCCTGGAATCATCAGTTTCCGGAACATCCTCTGGAACAGCAGGATGTCACCATCACCATTCCGGCTTCTTTTGATCCGGCAGCGCGTGATTTGACCGCTGAAGCAGCAAAGAACCGCCATTTAAATCAGCTTACCCTGCTTGAAGAGCCACAGGCTGCACTTTACAGCTGGATTCATGTAAACGAAGCTGACTGGCGCGATCAGGTCACCGTTGGCGATGTTGTCCTCGTCATTGATATCGGCGGTGGTACAACCGACTTATCTTTAGTTGAAGTCAAAGCGCAGGATGGAAACTTAATACTTGAACGGGTCGCGGTTGGTGAGCACATTCTGTTGGGCGGCGATAATATGGATCTTGCACTGGCGTACCGGCTGAAAATGAAACTGTCTGAGGAAGGTAAAGACCTTCAGCCATGGCAAATTCAGGCGGTCACTCATGCCTGCCGTGATGCCAAAGAAGCCCTGCTTAATGATCCGGCACTTCAGTCTGTACCAATTGTGGTTCCGAGTCGCGGCTCTAAATTATTGGGTTCAACACTCAAAACAGAACTGACGCAGGACGAGATTCGTCAAACACTGGTTGATGGTTTCTTCCCGGCCGTCCCGGTGAGTGACCATCCGCGACAACGTAACCGCGGCGCTCTGACACAAATGGGGCTGCCCTATGCTCAGGATGCCGGCATCACCCGTCATATTGCAGCCTTCTTATCCCGCCAGGCTGAAACACCTGACCTTGGTCAGGCTATGCCATTTGGTGGTATCCCCGGCCTGTCCTCAGAATCCACACCGGCCTTTATTCAGCCAACAGCTATTTTGCTCAATGGTGGTGTGCTGAAATCAGATCTGCTGACCACCCGTCTGGTGGAAACGATTAATTGCTGGCTTTCTGACGCCGGTGCAGAACCCGTCAGAGAGTTGCGTGGTATTGATCTGGATCTGGCTGTGTCTCAGGGGGCGGCCTATTATGGTGTCGTTCGTCAGGGAACAGGTGTCCGTATCCGGGGTGGGCTCGCCAGCAGCTACTATGTCGGTATTGAAAGCGCGATGCCTGCGATTCCGGGAATGGCCCCACCTTTGGAAGCGATGTGTGTTGCGCCATTTGGTATGGAAGAAGGTGCCAGTGTGCATATGGACAACAAAGAATTTGGCCTGGTCATCGGGCAACCGGTCCACTTCCAGTTTTTTGGTTCCACGATTCGCAAAGATGATCAGGCAGGCTCACATCTCGACAGCTGGGCTGATGACGAGCTTCTGGAACTGCCGGAAATACAGGTCACTCTGGATGCAACCCAAAACCGGAAAAACGGAGAAATCGTGCCGGTAACGCTGGCATCGAAAGTCACCGAAATCGGGACACTCTGTCTGGAAGCCATTGCGACAGACAACGGGCAGAAATGGCATGTTGAATTTGATGTACGCGAAGGATAA